A part of Limihaloglobus sulfuriphilus genomic DNA contains:
- a CDS encoding UDP-N-acetylglucosamine--N-acetylmuramyl-(pentapeptide) pyrophosphoryl-undecaprenol N-acetylglucosamine transferase, which produces MTKNNGKIQVFFAGGGTGGHIYPAIAAAQKIRKLAPETVIHFLCSQSPIDANILSKTEFEYTALPARGFALHPVKILNFILNQRKSRNIVSQVLTEKSVIVGIGGYVSAPAVAAAKKKSLPVCLINVDYVPGKSNRLMASKTDKIFCQYQATAGMFTNTNAKIFVTGCPMREEFETPRPEKIISEYNLSPDKSTLLVTGASSGALNINIAMETLLPRLESFADNWQVLHLSGRGKDTRLKDAAAKARIEYRVVDYCDNIWDMYSCADIVIGRAGAVSIAEYTYYRKPFICLPYPYHKDNHQQLNAIELEKAGACLIVEDMKEDRNATAENIWQKLEPLLSNKGIREQMSEKTAGIAKKDAAETIASEILKLA; this is translated from the coding sequence TTGACAAAAAATAACGGCAAAATACAGGTTTTCTTCGCCGGCGGCGGTACCGGCGGACATATCTACCCGGCAATCGCCGCGGCACAGAAGATTCGCAAACTCGCCCCGGAGACGGTTATCCACTTTTTATGCAGTCAGAGCCCGATTGATGCAAATATCCTCTCCAAAACGGAATTTGAATACACCGCCCTGCCGGCGAGAGGTTTTGCTCTGCATCCGGTAAAGATACTCAATTTCATTTTGAACCAGAGAAAAAGCCGCAATATTGTATCACAAGTGCTTACTGAAAAATCTGTTATAGTCGGAATTGGCGGTTATGTCTCCGCTCCGGCGGTTGCCGCGGCGAAGAAGAAATCACTGCCGGTTTGCCTGATAAACGTTGACTATGTCCCGGGCAAATCAAACAGGCTTATGGCTTCTAAAACGGATAAAATTTTCTGTCAGTACCAGGCTACTGCCGGCATGTTTACGAACACAAACGCAAAAATATTTGTCACGGGCTGCCCGATGCGGGAAGAATTTGAAACTCCGCGGCCGGAAAAAATTATTTCGGAATACAATCTTTCGCCCGACAAAAGTACACTTCTTGTTACGGGTGCCTCCAGCGGCGCACTGAACATAAATATCGCTATGGAAACACTGCTGCCGCGTCTGGAGAGTTTTGCCGACAACTGGCAGGTGCTGCATCTGAGCGGCAGGGGAAAAGATACGCGATTAAAAGACGCCGCCGCAAAAGCCCGTATAGAATACAGGGTGGTTGACTATTGCGACAATATCTGGGACATGTACAGCTGCGCAGACATTGTAATAGGCCGGGCAGGTGCAGTAAGTATAGCGGAATACACGTATTACAGAAAACCGTTCATATGCCTGCCCTACCCCTATCACAAGGACAACCACCAGCAGCTCAACGCAATAGAGCTTGAAAAAGCGGGCGCCTGCCTGATTGTGGAAGACATGAAAGAAGATCGAAATGCCACCGCGGAAAATATCTGGCAGAAACTTGAGCCGCTGTTGTCAAACAAGGGCATAAGAGAGCAGATGTCTGAAAAAACAGCCGGTATTGCCAAAAAAGATGCCGCTGAAACAATCGCCAGTGAGATACTAAAACTTGCATAA
- a CDS encoding YkoF family thiamine/hydroxymethylpyrimidine-binding protein produces MNVQAQISIYPLKVDSLSEPIEQFCGVLETHGLEVQTRQMCSYLCGESDIVFKALKEAFDLVSGKYGVVMDLKISNACPAESH; encoded by the coding sequence ATGAATGTACAGGCACAAATAAGCATATACCCTTTGAAAGTTGATTCACTCTCCGAACCGATAGAGCAGTTCTGCGGCGTACTGGAGACACACGGTCTCGAGGTGCAGACCCGGCAGATGTGCAGTTATTTATGCGGTGAATCGGATATTGTATTCAAAGCGTTAAAAGAGGCGTTCGACCTGGTGTCCGGTAAGTACGGCGTGGTAATGGATTTGAAGATATCAAACGCCTGTCCGGCGGAATCGCACTGA
- a CDS encoding HEAT repeat domain-containing protein gives MFNHNDDRRLINGINAGKISGWNLFYDSYSSGLLDYIYIFTGSRELSRNIFRKVMKKAAEKPSDIINSDSSPIIELWRQALSEISFEVNSATSTPSNPMEPKEISTVKNLLSLPPADCLIFLHKYYFQETLRQISKELETGQDNIRESLERSSIKMGTDFDVSTFTPALKERLNRCRTLDNDVFLAETRELTAEVFQAAAANGRKMPRGVYAAIIAVAAVILIIILTALLTGPNEVQEPEAQRPDNTQTPRPEDVKLSDERVNADTAQEGAVSGQTIKTEQQAPAEVNDDLALARQYMFERDVDGLIDLLETEEYSTKVAAAVFLGQLGDPKALEPLVRQSLAHSGTENGQVFQAAIKVIIDNNPGFVDALREQINRLEQAQPEQTEPQEQETDLQPREETPQTPQQPLPEDNAQQPAEDEYTEDEYTEEYTEEYTEESAPQEYPAEQTGEYVPDQYTDEYAPEQDTGENTDEYTNESTDEYDLETESTAEPAAGDYPGE, from the coding sequence ATGTTTAATCATAATGATGACAGACGGCTGATAAATGGAATAAACGCCGGCAAGATAAGCGGCTGGAACCTGTTTTACGATTCTTACTCATCGGGGCTGCTGGATTATATTTATATCTTTACCGGCTCACGTGAGCTGAGCAGAAACATTTTCCGCAAAGTCATGAAAAAGGCCGCGGAGAAACCCTCCGACATAATCAATTCCGATAGCTCCCCAATAATCGAGCTGTGGCGGCAGGCCTTATCCGAGATATCATTTGAGGTAAACAGCGCAACTTCTACGCCGTCAAACCCGATGGAGCCCAAAGAAATATCCACGGTCAAAAATCTGCTCTCGCTGCCGCCGGCGGACTGTCTTATTTTTCTGCATAAATATTATTTTCAAGAAACCCTGCGGCAGATTTCAAAGGAGCTTGAAACAGGCCAGGACAACATCCGTGAGAGTCTCGAACGTTCAAGCATCAAAATGGGCACCGATTTCGATGTCAGCACATTTACGCCCGCACTCAAGGAGCGGCTCAACCGATGCAGAACGCTGGACAATGATGTATTCCTCGCTGAAACAAGAGAGCTCACAGCCGAAGTGTTCCAAGCCGCCGCGGCAAACGGCAGGAAGATGCCTCGGGGAGTATATGCCGCGATTATTGCCGTAGCAGCCGTGATTCTGATAATTATACTGACGGCGTTATTGACGGGCCCAAACGAAGTGCAGGAGCCTGAGGCTCAAAGACCCGACAACACGCAAACACCCCGGCCAGAAGACGTAAAGCTCTCTGATGAAAGGGTTAACGCCGATACAGCTCAGGAAGGAGCCGTCTCTGGCCAGACAATAAAAACAGAGCAGCAAGCCCCGGCTGAGGTTAATGATGACCTCGCCCTGGCCCGGCAGTACATGTTTGAGCGTGATGTTGACGGGTTGATCGACCTGCTCGAAACGGAGGAGTATTCAACAAAGGTTGCCGCCGCGGTTTTCCTTGGTCAGCTCGGTGATCCAAAGGCTCTTGAGCCGCTTGTCCGGCAAAGCCTCGCCCATAGCGGCACAGAAAACGGACAGGTTTTCCAGGCGGCTATAAAGGTTATTATTGATAATAATCCAGGATTCGTGGATGCTTTGCGGGAACAGATAAACCGGCTCGAACAGGCCCAGCCCGAACAAACAGAACCGCAGGAACAGGAAACTGACCTTCAGCCCCGGGAAGAGACACCGCAAACTCCTCAGCAGCCCCTGCCCGAGGATAACGCACAACAGCCGGCTGAAGATGAATATACGGAAGATGAGTACACAGAGGAATACACAGAGGAATATACAGAGGAATCTGCCCCACAAGAATACCCCGCCGAGCAGACCGGCGAGTACGTACCAGATCAATATACAGACGAATACGCACCAGAGCAAGACACTGGCGAAAACACCGACGAATACACAAACGAGAGCACAGACGAATACGATTTAGAAACGGAATCCACCGCGGAGCCGGCAGCCGGCGATTACCCGGGCGAATAG
- a CDS encoding TIGR00730 family Rossman fold protein — protein sequence MTKKKTVSPEETWRIFRIMAEFVEGFEELNNLGPAVSIFGSARTEPDHEYYKMARLVAQEVVKAGFSVITGGGGGIMEAANLGAKDAGGLSVGLNIELPFEQEPNKYQDVSLAFRYFFCRKVMFLKYANGFIAMPGGFGTLDEFFESVVLMQTYKQAYFPIILMCSDFWKGLIGWINEKLHNEYGYISPEDSGLYHICDDPEEAAGIIRKFYSGHRENYDAEPGKIEWLSVGNKVRRANQGEV from the coding sequence ATGACTAAAAAGAAAACAGTCTCACCCGAGGAAACCTGGCGTATTTTCAGGATAATGGCGGAGTTTGTAGAGGGCTTTGAGGAGCTGAATAATCTTGGCCCGGCGGTATCGATATTCGGTTCCGCCAGAACAGAGCCCGACCATGAGTATTACAAAATGGCACGCCTTGTCGCGCAGGAAGTAGTCAAGGCCGGTTTTTCTGTGATTACCGGCGGCGGCGGCGGAATCATGGAAGCCGCTAATCTCGGTGCAAAGGATGCGGGCGGTTTGAGCGTTGGGCTCAATATTGAACTGCCGTTTGAACAGGAGCCAAACAAGTATCAGGATGTCTCACTTGCGTTCAGGTATTTTTTCTGCCGCAAGGTTATGTTCCTAAAATACGCAAACGGGTTTATCGCGATGCCCGGCGGCTTTGGCACGCTTGATGAGTTTTTTGAGTCGGTTGTGCTGATGCAGACGTATAAACAAGCGTATTTCCCGATTATCCTTATGTGCTCTGATTTCTGGAAAGGGCTTATTGGCTGGATAAACGAGAAACTGCACAATGAGTACGGATATATCTCCCCGGAGGATTCCGGGCTTTACCATATATGTGATGACCCCGAAGAAGCGGCGGGGATTATCCGCAAGTTTTATTCCGGGCACAGAGAAAATTACGACGCCGAGCCCGGCAAGATCGAATGGCTCAGTGTCGGCAACAAAGTCCGCCGTGCAAACCAGGGCGAAGTTTGA
- a CDS encoding FtsW/RodA/SpoVE family cell cycle protein, with the protein MTQTITENKLIEDQTFTRSRVLLLLCSLLICIGLVFVISALADMRNSPSPTKYIYPAAALIAMLIASRIPYRVFELPGKVKFISLIQLMILTSIFLLILADFTPLSYGPPAAKRWIRIPLGPLTVMFQPSELAKWSLIIYQAAFMYLHVKEGKKLSFFHFCKICFVSGIIILLILMNDFGTAAFLSAMTGLMLIFGGANLLHIIGSGLLVLPVLAYYVMKEEYRVNRLLSFMFPEKADPDLLYQTNRSLQALGSGGIWGKGIGSGTTKWGHLPVDSSDFIFSVIGEETGLIGTILILMLFFLFAAVGFITLFRCRDNFGKLLAAGITCGITLQAVMNIGVVTSVLPNKGIPLPLVSSGGTSILTSAAVVGILAAIAAGREGKNKQIETNQAQD; encoded by the coding sequence ATGACGCAGACAATAACAGAAAATAAGCTGATCGAGGATCAGACCTTCACCCGCAGCCGCGTTCTGCTGCTGCTTTGTTCACTGCTGATTTGTATTGGCCTTGTATTTGTCATATCCGCCCTTGCCGATATGAGAAACAGCCCCTCGCCGACAAAATATATCTACCCCGCCGCGGCGTTGATTGCGATGCTCATCGCTTCCAGAATCCCTTACCGGGTTTTCGAACTGCCCGGCAAAGTCAAGTTTATCTCGCTGATACAGCTAATGATACTGACCTCTATATTTCTGCTGATTTTGGCCGATTTTACACCCCTGAGCTACGGCCCGCCGGCGGCAAAGCGCTGGATACGCATACCGCTGGGCCCGCTTACAGTTATGTTTCAGCCCTCGGAGCTGGCGAAATGGTCTCTGATTATCTATCAGGCGGCATTTATGTACCTGCACGTGAAAGAGGGCAAAAAACTCAGCTTCTTTCACTTCTGCAAGATATGCTTTGTCTCGGGTATTATCATACTGCTGATATTGATGAATGATTTCGGCACGGCGGCATTTCTAAGCGCCATGACCGGACTGATGCTCATTTTCGGCGGCGCCAATCTGCTGCACATCATCGGCTCGGGGCTGCTTGTCCTGCCGGTGCTGGCCTATTATGTCATGAAAGAGGAATACCGCGTAAACCGCCTTCTATCGTTTATGTTCCCTGAAAAAGCCGATCCTGACCTGCTGTATCAGACAAACCGCTCGCTCCAGGCACTCGGCAGCGGCGGAATCTGGGGCAAGGGTATTGGCAGCGGCACAACAAAATGGGGGCACTTGCCGGTGGATTCCTCGGACTTTATCTTTTCCGTAATCGGCGAGGAAACCGGCCTGATAGGCACAATACTTATACTCATGCTTTTCTTCCTGTTCGCGGCGGTTGGATTTATAACATTATTCAGGTGCCGCGATAATTTCGGGAAGCTCCTGGCCGCGGGTATCACCTGCGGAATCACGCTTCAGGCGGTGATGAATATCGGCGTTGTAACAAGTGTACTGCCCAACAAGGGCATACCGCTTCCGCTGGTAAGTTCAGGCGGAACAAGCATTCTCACAAGTGCCGCCGTCGTGGGCATACTAGCCGCGATTGCCGCGGGCAGAGAAGGCAAAAATAAACAAATCGAGACAAATCAGGCTCAGGATTGA
- a CDS encoding protein-disulfide reductase DsbD family protein: MLESGREYADVSVSSVSIDGQKAIRVNFSASEDLHFYADGDNVLKVWTEPQPQGSSVVFPESRPYYDRFVQKTVPVYSGEFDVVVLLAADVSGTVETEVNVRGFACTSDSCLPPATIDFDFSADASDASQWPAADIDIPEAAAQPQSGPQTQQAQEVGSDSSGLLKYLLLALLAGLSFNVMPCVLPVIPIIMNRLLDQAREHRSRSITLGMAFCGGIIGFFVMLAVFGAVFQAVTGSVFQWGDQMRYPGFIAGMSLFILVMALFLFDVFAVGIPSSVSSKSGSGKGLGGSVGMGFFAALMSTPCSGAILAVVLVWTQTQPIHIGLLVFLLLGIGMALPYAVLVAFPKLLKSIPKPGMWMEHFRKAMGFVLLIIAVKLAASLPQQRLENLLLYAVFLSFAVWMWGKWVNMTTPKKKRYTIRLAAVIIAVVAGFVILPVEKDIVDWVEYDAAAIETAKQNDEPVLIKFTADWCANCKTLDKRVYKDKDVAALIDELGILAVEADTTLNTYPASIDLKEVYNEPGAVPLTVYIGNDGSVTKLRGIYSKEALLEVIDN, encoded by the coding sequence ATGCTTGAGAGCGGACGGGAGTATGCCGACGTTTCAGTTTCGTCTGTGAGCATTGACGGGCAAAAGGCTATACGGGTTAACTTTAGCGCCAGTGAGGACTTGCATTTTTATGCAGACGGCGATAACGTCCTGAAAGTATGGACAGAGCCGCAGCCGCAAGGCTCTTCTGTGGTATTTCCAGAGTCCAGGCCCTATTATGACCGCTTTGTGCAGAAAACCGTGCCCGTCTATTCAGGTGAGTTTGACGTTGTGGTTTTACTCGCCGCGGATGTTTCGGGTACAGTCGAGACAGAGGTGAATGTCAGAGGTTTTGCCTGTACGAGTGACAGCTGTCTGCCGCCGGCAACGATAGATTTTGATTTTTCTGCCGATGCTTCGGACGCCTCGCAATGGCCCGCGGCTGATATCGATATCCCAGAGGCCGCTGCACAGCCGCAGTCTGGCCCGCAAACACAGCAGGCACAGGAGGTTGGCTCCGATTCTTCCGGCCTTTTAAAGTACCTTCTGCTGGCGCTGCTGGCGGGGCTTTCGTTTAATGTAATGCCGTGCGTTCTGCCGGTTATTCCTATAATAATGAACAGACTGCTTGACCAGGCCCGGGAGCACCGCTCCCGCTCTATAACTCTGGGTATGGCGTTTTGCGGCGGAATAATCGGCTTTTTTGTCATGCTGGCGGTATTCGGCGCAGTTTTTCAGGCTGTTACCGGGTCTGTTTTCCAGTGGGGAGACCAGATGCGGTACCCCGGTTTCATAGCCGGCATGTCGCTTTTCATTCTCGTAATGGCGCTGTTTCTCTTTGATGTGTTCGCCGTTGGCATACCATCTAGTGTTTCGAGTAAATCGGGCAGCGGCAAAGGTCTGGGCGGATCTGTGGGTATGGGCTTCTTCGCGGCTCTTATGAGTACGCCGTGCAGCGGGGCGATACTGGCTGTTGTTCTGGTCTGGACACAGACACAGCCGATACATATCGGGCTGCTGGTATTTTTGCTGCTCGGTATAGGTATGGCGTTGCCGTACGCTGTTTTAGTCGCGTTTCCCAAACTGCTCAAGAGTATCCCCAAGCCGGGGATGTGGATGGAGCATTTCCGCAAGGCGATGGGTTTTGTACTGCTTATAATCGCGGTAAAACTCGCCGCGTCGCTGCCTCAGCAGCGGCTTGAAAATCTCTTGCTCTACGCTGTATTTCTCTCGTTTGCTGTCTGGATGTGGGGCAAATGGGTCAATATGACCACGCCGAAAAAGAAACGTTACACTATCCGTCTGGCAGCTGTTATAATAGCAGTAGTTGCCGGCTTTGTGATTTTACCGGTCGAGAAGGACATTGTTGACTGGGTTGAATATGATGCCGCGGCGATAGAGACGGCAAAGCAGAACGATGAGCCGGTGTTGATAAAATTCACCGCTGACTGGTGCGCGAACTGCAAAACACTGGATAAACGTGTGTATAAAGACAAGGATGTGGCCGCATTGATTGATGAGCTTGGAATCCTCGCGGTGGAGGCGGACACAACGCTAAATACATATCCGGCGTCTATAGATTTAAAAGAGGTGTATAACGAGCCCGGAGCAGTCCCGCTGACTGTATATATAGGCAATGATGGCAGTGTAACCAAATTGCGGGGCATATACAGCAAGGAAGCTCTCTTAGAAGTTATTGACAATTAA
- a CDS encoding metallophosphoesterase family protein gives MLRRDFIKKCISTSALGTFASASSPSAAGTLLAAGGADIRLKTKSPGTIPQLDKVGENFTFALFADPQLSGETTIGTVGGTSAVRYTESIKEINAMAQKPAFSIIDGDLVNVPTHTPSWDNFMSRTLEMDCLPILVYGNHDGNAQTNHYEIFQEHQQTCCGIRDYYFSFDCGKWHFVVLPCDIVNRTEELEILAWLKSDLHKNRNRPTMLFLHEHLMPQGLTQLEWYTYNRTLRMEILDEIARWGNVKYAVWGHVHNGIQASVKTAWTYRGINFITAPTCTASRPFGEEFDDFEPGEDQGDGDTGGGYYMIFEVSGEDVVVKARVANVDREYTYSPKFREYTSQEPLWFCNIHAYPPKPALVNGSFENGLDGWMMPYRYQGDTDPMFKWEVKSNIAKSGGKALLFRVHEAGQPWAQTEMLEAYQMVDAPVSPVLKFSYRLDSEPVGGGGYVKVCAYSGETLQRLMLLDWGATDNEKSQSVNMVRNTFYTADDRRPPKTELINWGNQKKAMFWSLPDTLNKWHDLTLNIKDMHDTLRGSGSWEALGITKILITVGVWTLENDGSENSCIFDDVSLTSAAGETSNINGVPLASGSTVYNTAFGSA, from the coding sequence ATGTTAAGAAGAGATTTTATCAAAAAATGTATCAGCACCTCTGCACTCGGCACGTTCGCCTCGGCATCTTCACCCTCCGCCGCAGGGACACTTCTGGCAGCCGGCGGCGCAGACATACGGCTTAAAACAAAAAGTCCAGGTACAATCCCTCAGCTTGACAAGGTAGGCGAGAACTTCACCTTCGCCCTGTTCGCGGACCCCCAGCTCTCGGGCGAGACCACCATCGGCACCGTCGGCGGCACTTCAGCCGTCAGGTACACCGAATCAATTAAGGAAATCAACGCTATGGCGCAAAAGCCGGCGTTTTCAATTATTGACGGCGACCTGGTAAATGTGCCGACTCACACGCCGAGCTGGGACAATTTTATGAGCAGAACGCTTGAGATGGACTGCCTGCCGATACTCGTTTACGGCAACCACGACGGCAACGCCCAGACAAACCACTACGAAATATTCCAGGAGCATCAACAGACCTGTTGCGGAATACGCGACTATTACTTTTCATTTGACTGCGGAAAATGGCATTTTGTTGTATTGCCCTGCGACATTGTGAACCGTACAGAAGAACTCGAGATACTCGCCTGGCTCAAGAGTGACCTGCACAAAAACCGCAACCGCCCGACAATGCTGTTTCTGCATGAGCACCTTATGCCGCAGGGCCTTACACAGCTGGAATGGTACACATACAACCGCACGCTGAGAATGGAAATCCTCGACGAGATCGCTCGCTGGGGTAACGTAAAATACGCCGTATGGGGACACGTTCATAACGGCATACAGGCTTCAGTAAAAACCGCCTGGACATACCGCGGGATAAACTTCATAACCGCTCCAACCTGTACCGCGTCCCGCCCGTTCGGCGAAGAGTTTGACGATTTTGAACCCGGAGAAGACCAGGGCGACGGGGATACCGGCGGCGGCTATTATATGATATTTGAGGTCAGCGGCGAAGATGTCGTTGTAAAGGCGCGAGTCGCCAATGTGGACCGGGAATACACATATTCCCCGAAATTCCGGGAATACACCAGCCAGGAGCCTCTCTGGTTCTGCAACATACACGCATACCCGCCCAAGCCGGCACTTGTAAACGGCTCGTTTGAAAACGGCCTGGACGGCTGGATGATGCCGTACCGCTACCAGGGAGACACGGACCCAATGTTCAAGTGGGAGGTAAAATCCAATATCGCCAAGTCGGGCGGAAAGGCACTGCTCTTCCGTGTGCACGAAGCCGGCCAGCCCTGGGCGCAAACCGAAATGCTTGAGGCGTACCAGATGGTTGACGCTCCTGTCTCGCCGGTGCTTAAATTTAGTTATCGTCTTGACAGCGAGCCCGTCGGCGGCGGCGGATATGTTAAGGTCTGTGCATATTCCGGAGAAACACTGCAGCGGCTCATGCTGCTCGACTGGGGAGCAACTGACAATGAGAAAAGCCAGTCAGTGAACATGGTTAGAAACACATTCTATACAGCCGATGACAGAAGGCCGCCAAAAACAGAACTCATCAACTGGGGAAACCAGAAAAAGGCCATGTTCTGGAGTTTGCCGGACACGCTCAATAAATGGCATGATTTGACACTGAATATAAAAGACATGCACGACACCCTCCGAGGCTCCGGTTCATGGGAGGCTCTTGGTATTACCAAAATCCTCATAACCGTAGGTGTCTGGACGCTTGAAAACGACGGCTCCGAGAACAGCTGCATATTTGATGATGTCTCGCTCACTTCAGCGGCGGGCGAAACTTCAAATATAAACGGGGTACCGCTGGCCTCGGGTTCTACGGTGTACAATACGGCATTCGGCTCTGCCTGA
- a CDS encoding B12-binding domain-containing radical SAM protein, with translation MNILLVNPKVPDTFWSFNTVLKFVSKKSLLPPLGLMTVASMLPDKWEKKLVDMNITRLRDRDIKWADYVFISGMVVQKQSADDLVARCVRLGTKTVGGGPLFNTFPHEYTNVDHLVFKEAELTLPAFLKDIEQGTARPFYNTHQKPDLSLTPPPMWELINMKKYALMCVQYSRGCPFDCDFCDVTNLFGHAIRTKPTQHLISELDSLYETGWRGDVFFVDDNFIGKKSVLKKELLPALIEWMDKMKHPFNFNTQASINIADDEELMHMMVQAGFNSVFIGIESPDEETLIACNKLQNKGRDIPACVKKVIQSGLQVQGGFIVGFDSDDSSVFDRLIHLIQNSGIVVAMVGLLNAPPGTKLYDKMLRENRLTRPPTGDNTDCTMNFIPKMDAETLMHGYEKVIKTIYSQKYYCRRIKLFLRNYKPKKKTALLFHYREIQAFVKSVWHLGILGKGRIHYWLLLLWSLRSPSHFHMAVRLSIYGFHFRQTFKAAQRRQYVLSEK, from the coding sequence ATGAACATACTATTAGTCAATCCTAAAGTTCCCGACACTTTCTGGAGTTTTAATACCGTACTCAAATTCGTCTCGAAGAAATCACTTCTTCCGCCGCTTGGGCTTATGACCGTTGCGTCTATGCTGCCCGATAAGTGGGAGAAAAAACTTGTCGATATGAATATCACCCGACTGCGCGACCGGGATATAAAATGGGCTGATTACGTATTTATCAGCGGAATGGTCGTGCAAAAGCAGTCCGCAGACGATTTAGTAGCCAGATGTGTTCGTCTTGGCACAAAAACCGTTGGAGGCGGGCCGCTGTTCAACACCTTCCCCCATGAATACACAAACGTTGATCACCTTGTCTTCAAAGAAGCGGAGCTGACACTGCCGGCATTTCTCAAAGACATTGAACAGGGTACGGCAAGACCATTTTACAATACTCACCAGAAGCCCGATCTAAGTCTGACTCCGCCGCCGATGTGGGAGCTGATCAATATGAAGAAATACGCCCTGATGTGTGTTCAGTATTCTCGAGGGTGCCCTTTTGACTGCGACTTCTGCGATGTTACTAATCTCTTTGGACATGCGATCAGGACCAAGCCTACTCAGCATCTGATTAGCGAGCTGGACAGCCTTTATGAAACCGGCTGGCGGGGCGATGTGTTTTTTGTTGATGACAATTTTATCGGCAAAAAGAGCGTACTCAAGAAAGAACTGCTGCCGGCTTTGATTGAGTGGATGGATAAAATGAAACATCCGTTCAACTTCAACACGCAGGCATCTATAAATATCGCCGACGATGAAGAGTTGATGCACATGATGGTTCAGGCAGGCTTTAACAGCGTTTTTATCGGCATAGAATCGCCAGACGAAGAAACACTAATCGCGTGTAACAAACTCCAGAACAAAGGCCGCGATATACCCGCATGTGTCAAAAAGGTCATACAGTCCGGCCTGCAGGTTCAGGGCGGTTTTATCGTCGGATTTGACAGCGATGACAGCTCTGTTTTCGACAGGCTTATCCATCTGATCCAGAACAGCGGCATTGTTGTCGCTATGGTAGGGCTTCTAAACGCCCCTCCAGGTACGAAGCTGTACGATAAAATGCTCAGGGAAAACCGGCTAACCCGCCCGCCGACCGGCGACAACACGGATTGCACAATGAACTTTATACCAAAAATGGATGCCGAAACACTGATGCACGGCTACGAAAAGGTGATAAAAACCATCTATTCACAGAAATATTACTGCCGGCGGATAAAATTATTCCTGCGGAACTACAAACCAAAGAAAAAAACCGCCCTGCTCTTTCATTACAGAGAGATACAGGCTTTCGTTAAATCTGTCTGGCATCTGGGAATACTGGGCAAAGGCAGGATACACTACTGGCTGCTGCTGCTCTGGTCGCTGAGAAGCCCGTCGCATTTCCACATGGCGGTGCGGCTGTCGATTTACGGTTTTCACTTCCGCCAGACATTTAAAGCAGCCCAACGACGCCAGTACGTTTTATCAGAAAAATAG